In Vicingus serpentipes, the following are encoded in one genomic region:
- a CDS encoding serine acetyltransferase: MIFRLIVNKIGGYYKLRLKYQKSKFLKKFYFFINKGFEHETNSYLPFNNTIEGPINFIHGTYGVFISGDAKIGSNCTIYHQVTIGSNMLIDSTRLGSPTIGNNCLIGAGAKIIGKVTIGNNCRIGANATVTIDLPDNSICFAGKPIVIQKENLINNIYQKKGDNWGYRKDDKFIIEKDETKLKLLKK, translated from the coding sequence ATGATTTTTAGACTAATAGTAAATAAAATTGGGGGTTACTATAAGTTGAGGCTAAAGTACCAAAAATCTAAGTTTCTTAAAAAATTCTACTTTTTTATAAATAAAGGATTTGAACATGAAACAAATTCATATTTACCTTTTAACAATACCATAGAAGGACCCATAAATTTTATTCATGGTACTTATGGTGTTTTTATTAGTGGCGATGCTAAAATAGGAAGTAATTGTACAATTTATCATCAAGTAACAATAGGCTCAAACATGCTAATAGACTCAACAAGGCTAGGTAGCCCAACTATTGGTAATAATTGTCTTATTGGTGCTGGCGCTAAAATTATTGGCAAAGTAACTATAGGAAATAATTGTAGAATAGGTGCTAATGCAACAGTTACAATTGACTTACCTGATAATAGTATTTGCTTTGCTGGTAAACCAATTGTTATTCAAAAAGAAAATCTTATAAATAATATTTATCAAAAAAAAGGTGATAATTGGGGCTACAGAAAAGATGATAAGTTTATTATTGAAAAAGATGAAACTAAGCTTAAGTTACTTAAAAAGTAA
- the bshB1 gene encoding bacillithiol biosynthesis deacetylase BshB1 translates to MKIDILAIGVHPDDVELSCAGTILKHIAQGKTVGILDLTIGELGSRGSGALRLVEAENAGKVLGVKFRENIGLADGFFENNKASQLEIIKIIRKYQPEVVLANAESDRHPDHGRASKLISDACFYSGLIKIETELDGVKQEKWRPKAVYHYIQDRFLKPDFVVNVTPFVDQKIEAIKCFSSQFFDPNSTEPQTPISGEQFFDFIKGRMMQFGREIGVDYAEGFTAERYIGVEDVMGLK, encoded by the coding sequence ATGAAGATTGATATTTTAGCAATAGGAGTACACCCAGATGATGTTGAATTGAGTTGTGCAGGAACAATTTTAAAGCATATTGCACAAGGTAAAACAGTTGGGATTTTAGATTTAACAATAGGAGAGCTTGGATCGCGTGGAAGTGGAGCTTTGAGATTAGTTGAAGCAGAAAACGCAGGGAAAGTGTTAGGAGTAAAGTTTAGAGAAAATATTGGTTTGGCTGATGGTTTTTTTGAAAACAATAAAGCAAGTCAATTAGAGATAATAAAAATTATTCGAAAGTATCAACCTGAAGTGGTGTTGGCTAATGCCGAAAGTGACAGACACCCAGACCACGGTAGAGCATCGAAACTAATAAGTGACGCTTGTTTTTATAGTGGGTTAATTAAAATTGAAACTGAACTAGATGGAGTAAAACAAGAAAAATGGCGACCAAAAGCTGTTTATCACTACATACAAGACCGATTTTTAAAACCTGATTTTGTGGTTAATGTAACTCCATTTGTTGACCAAAAAATAGAAGCAATAAAGTGTTTTAGTTCACAGTTTTTTGATCCAAACTCTACAGAACCACAAACACCAATTAGTGGTGAACAGTTTTTTGATTTTATAAAAGGACGCATGATGCAGTTTGGACGAGAAATAGGCGTAGATTATGCCGAAGGTTTTACTGCGGAGCGTTATATTGGTGTAGAAGATGTTATGGGGTTGAAGTAA
- a CDS encoding MBL fold metallo-hydrolase RNA specificity domain-containing protein: MRIEFKGAARTVTGSKHLITLFNGKKILLDCGLFQGRAAVEMNDNKNLGFDASAVDYCILSHAHIDHSGAIPYLVKKGFKGKIYCTDATRDLCEIMLVDSAHIQESDVRYTNRRREQKGLEPIDPLYTIKDAKTALLQFESVKFEEWFKIDEEVDLCFTVVGHILGAGAINLKIKENGKTHKLCYTGDIGRQNHKIIKNPKPFPQADYIITECTYGDRLHADLSHSEGRLMEVVHETCVVKKGKLIIPAFSLGRTQEIVHALDRLETNGRLPNIKVFVDSPLSTNATEIMRNHPECYNKKVLDYMKVDSDPFGFNRLKYIRDVEESKMLNELKEPCIIISASGMMEAGRILHHLKNNINDKKNTILVVGYCAPSTLGNKIARGDKEVKIYGIDYEVKADVMTMDEYSAHGDYEEMITYLSCQDPMKIKEMYLVHGEYDVQLNYREKLEAAGFRNIRIPDLNSEYLID, from the coding sequence ATGAGAATAGAATTTAAGGGGGCAGCAAGAACTGTAACAGGAAGTAAACATTTAATTACCTTATTCAATGGTAAAAAGATTTTGTTAGACTGCGGGTTGTTTCAAGGTAGAGCTGCTGTTGAAATGAATGACAATAAAAATTTAGGTTTTGATGCAAGTGCTGTTGATTACTGTATTTTATCTCATGCTCATATCGACCATTCAGGAGCAATCCCTTATTTGGTAAAAAAAGGATTTAAAGGTAAAATTTATTGTACTGATGCTACACGAGATTTGTGTGAAATTATGTTGGTAGACAGTGCTCACATTCAAGAGTCTGATGTAAGGTACACGAATAGAAGAAGAGAACAAAAAGGACTTGAACCAATTGACCCTTTATACACAATAAAGGATGCTAAAACAGCATTATTACAATTTGAAAGTGTAAAATTTGAAGAATGGTTTAAAATTGACGAAGAGGTTGACTTATGCTTTACAGTGGTAGGACATATTCTTGGTGCTGGAGCAATTAATTTAAAGATTAAAGAAAATGGCAAAACACATAAGCTTTGTTATACAGGTGATATAGGTCGTCAAAACCATAAAATAATTAAAAACCCAAAGCCTTTCCCTCAAGCAGATTACATCATTACCGAATGTACTTATGGTGATCGATTACATGCCGATCTTTCTCATTCTGAAGGAAGATTAATGGAAGTAGTACACGAAACTTGCGTAGTTAAAAAAGGTAAATTAATTATACCTGCCTTTAGCTTAGGTAGAACTCAAGAAATAGTTCATGCGCTAGATAGATTGGAAACCAACGGACGTTTACCAAATATTAAAGTTTTTGTTGATAGTCCATTATCTACAAATGCAACCGAAATAATGCGAAATCATCCTGAGTGCTACAACAAAAAAGTATTGGATTATATGAAAGTAGATTCTGATCCTTTTGGTTTTAACCGATTGAAGTACATTAGAGATGTAGAAGAATCGAAAATGTTGAATGAATTAAAAGAACCTTGTATAATTATCTCAGCATCGGGTATGATGGAGGCTGGAAGAATTTTACATCATTTAAAAAATAATATTAATGATAAAAAGAATACCATTTTAGTTGTAGGATATTGTGCTCCTTCTACATTAGGAAATAAAATTGCCCGTGGCGATAAAGAAGTAAAAATTTATGGGATAGATTATGAAGTAAAAGCTGATGTAATGACTATGGATGAATATAGTGCTCATGGTGATTATGAAGAAATGATTACATATTTAAGTTGTCAAGACCCTATGAAAATAAAAGAAATGTATCTGGTTCACGGTGAATATGACGTTCAATTAAATTATCGCGAAAAATTAGAAGCTGCTGGCTTTAGAAACATTCGTATTCCTGATTTAAACTCTGAATATTTAATTGATTAA